In one window of Cellulophaga sp. HaHa_2_95 DNA:
- a CDS encoding heme A synthase has protein sequence MQKYFRKIAQITLVLVYLVIVAGAVVRMTGSGMGCPDWPKCFGYYIPPTDESVLNWDKNKTFEKGQVIIHSEALKVAKTDFTTSAKYNASNWEEYTKHDYAIFNVWHTWIEYINRLFGALAGFATLILAALSFGYWRKNKRITILSWLVVFGMGFQAWLGATVVYSLLEPVKITVHMVMALVIVAMLIYIIYKTSETDKIYKASRNLYKLLWASLIVTLIQIIIGTQVRQFIDLQIDIFGEDAKSQWLMNPTLQFYIHRSFSIFVGVLNLYIAYLIYKFELGFEKIRWVLLLLLLEIISGITMYYVDFPFGSQTFHMVVAAILFGVQFYLVLEASKTKSSLNSL, from the coding sequence ATGCAAAAGTACTTTAGAAAAATAGCCCAAATTACCCTCGTATTGGTGTATTTGGTCATCGTAGCAGGAGCTGTCGTGCGGATGACAGGAAGTGGAATGGGGTGTCCTGATTGGCCTAAATGTTTTGGATACTACATACCTCCTACTGATGAATCTGTTTTAAATTGGGATAAAAACAAAACTTTTGAAAAAGGCCAAGTTATTATTCACAGCGAAGCTTTAAAAGTTGCTAAAACAGACTTTACAACCTCAGCAAAATATAATGCCTCGAATTGGGAAGAATACACCAAGCATGACTATGCTATTTTTAATGTATGGCATACATGGATTGAATATATAAATAGGCTTTTTGGAGCACTCGCAGGATTTGCTACACTTATTCTTGCTGCTTTATCTTTTGGGTATTGGAGAAAAAACAAACGCATAACCATTCTCTCCTGGTTGGTAGTTTTTGGAATGGGGTTTCAAGCATGGCTAGGCGCAACAGTAGTGTATTCCTTATTAGAACCCGTCAAAATTACCGTTCATATGGTCATGGCTTTAGTGATTGTTGCTATGTTAATTTATATTATTTATAAAACTTCTGAAACAGATAAAATCTATAAAGCCAGTCGAAATTTGTATAAATTGCTGTGGGCATCATTAATAGTTACCCTTATTCAAATTATTATTGGGACTCAAGTACGGCAATTTATAGACCTGCAAATAGATATTTTTGGAGAAGATGCCAAGAGTCAATGGCTAATGAATCCTACCCTTCAATTTTATATACACAGGTCTTTTTCCATTTTTGTGGGAGTTTTAAACCTTTATATAGCTTATTTGATTTATAAATTCGAATTAGGGTTCGAAAAAATAAGATGGGTATTACTTTTATTATTACTAGAAATAATTTCTGGTATTACGATGTATTATGTTGATTTCCCTTTTGGTAGTCAGACCTTTCACATGGTCGTTGCTGCAATTCTTTTTGGAGTACAATTCTATTTGGTTTTAGAAGCATCAAAAACTAAATCAAGCCTTAATTCTTTGTAA